Proteins from a genomic interval of Cyprinus carpio isolate SPL01 chromosome A21, ASM1834038v1, whole genome shotgun sequence:
- the LOC122134726 gene encoding ankyrin repeat and SOCS box protein 12-like: MSLMDISKIFSLLQPKEEEDTGCSQELNQAVFRDDEGLLTDLLSQDRYRRCVNLRSGWGVPVTPLRSAASQGHLRCLEVLLAHGAEVDSLDVKAQTPLFTAVAGRHLDCVVALLKAGADPNGSPYNNCSPVLTTARDGDADILRELLRHGADVDVKPKIPDWASNATACRGPLYISACYGHLECFKLLLQHGANPDYNCTDEKMLSHIKQPQTVLEMCLRYGCGPQYIQLLVDFGANVYLPALIIDKTTRQNEAVTLLLKERVCPKPLMSQARLSLWKFLPMENKMCCIDCLDIPKILKDYLNHVS, from the exons ATGAGTTTGATGGACATATCCAAGATCTTTTCTCTTCTTCAACCCAAAGAGGAGGAGGACACGGGCTGCAGTCAGGAGCTCAATCAGGCCGTGTTTAGAGACGATGAGGGACTCCTGACTGATCTGCTGTCTCAGGACAGGTACAGGAGGTGTGTTAACCTGCGCAGCGGCTGGGGCGTCCCGGTCACTCCACTGCGCTCCGCTGCGTCTCAGGGTCACCTGCGCTGTCTGGAGGTGCTCCTGGCTCACGGTGCCGAGGTCGACAGCCTGGATGTCAAAGCCCAGACGCCGCTGTTCACGGCCGTCGCCGGCAGACACCTGGACTGTGTGGTTGCTTTATTAAAAGCCGGTGCCGACCCTAACGGCAGCCCATATAACAACTGCTCTCCGGTGCTCACCACGGCCCGAGACGGAGACGCAGACATCCTGAGAGAGCTCCTGCGGCACGGAGCTGATGTAGACGTCAAACCCAAGATCCCAGACTGGGCCTCCAATGCCACGGCCTGCAGAGGGCCGCTCTATATTTCAGCTTGTTACGGTCATCTGGAGTGCTTCAAACTCTTGCTGCAGCATGGAGCAAACCCAGACTATAACTGCACCGACGAAAAGATGCTGAGCCACATCAAACAGCCCCAAACTGTGCTGGAGATGTGTCTCAGATACGGCTGCGGGCCCCAATACATTCAGCTGCTCGTAGACTTTGGAGCAAACGTCTATCTGCCTGCTTTAATCATAGATAAAACAACCAGACAGAATGAAGCAGTGACGCTTCTGCTCAAAGAGAGAG TTTGTCCAAAACCACTGATGTCTCAGGCTCGACTTTCTTTATGGAAGTTCCTTCCCATGGAAAACAAAATGTGCTGCATAGATTGTCTGGATATTCCCAAAATTCTGAAGGACTATTTGAATCATGTATCCTGA